In a single window of the Phaeobacter sp. G2 genome:
- the edd gene encoding phosphogluconate dehydratase: MRLNKTLAEVTHRIIARSAASRSAYLERMQAAAVKGPARAHLSCSGQAHAYAATGADQATLAEASSGHLGIVTAYNDMLSAHQPFETYPALIRDALRQAGGTAQVAGGVPAMCDGVTQGEAGMELSLFSRDTIAMATGIALSHNVFDAAVYLGVCDKIVPGLVIGAQAFGHIPAVFLPAGPMTSGLANDEKAQIRQKFAAGEIDRAELLKAEMAAYHGPGTCTFYGTANSNQMLMEFMGLHLPGSSFVNPGTALREALTVAGSQRALALSALGNDYTPICQVLDEKTYANGIVGLMATGGSTNLLIHLIAMARAGGIILDWQDFADLSEVVPLLARVYPNGLADVNHFHAAGGLGFMIGELLEAGFLHGDTKTVAGEGLASYTQEPLLLEEGLTFRPGPKETLNAAIVRPAAEPFQATGGLKRLTGSLGTAVIKVSAVDEKHHVIEAPARVFHDQEDAKAAFKAGEFNGDVIVVVRFQGPKANGMPELHSLTPMLAILQGRGHKVALVTDGRMSGASGKVPAAIHVVPEALDGGPIAKVRDGDMIRLDATSCALEILTEGVLDRASASADLSAYQHGTGREMFGMFRRTVTSADTGATVFDLPTEATPTSQN, encoded by the coding sequence ATGCGACTTAATAAAACTCTCGCCGAGGTAACCCACCGGATCATCGCCCGCAGCGCCGCCAGCCGCAGCGCCTATCTGGAGCGCATGCAGGCCGCTGCAGTCAAAGGACCGGCGCGGGCGCATCTCAGCTGTTCGGGGCAGGCCCATGCCTATGCCGCCACCGGAGCGGATCAAGCGACACTTGCCGAGGCGAGCAGCGGCCATCTGGGCATTGTCACAGCGTATAATGATATGCTGTCAGCGCATCAGCCTTTTGAAACCTATCCGGCGCTGATCCGCGACGCCCTGCGTCAGGCCGGGGGCACGGCGCAGGTGGCGGGCGGAGTGCCTGCGATGTGTGATGGTGTCACCCAGGGCGAGGCGGGTATGGAGCTGAGCCTGTTTTCCCGCGATACCATCGCCATGGCCACCGGCATCGCGCTGAGCCACAATGTCTTTGATGCGGCGGTCTATCTGGGGGTCTGTGACAAGATCGTTCCGGGGCTGGTGATCGGGGCGCAGGCCTTTGGTCATATTCCGGCGGTTTTCCTGCCTGCGGGTCCCATGACCAGCGGATTGGCAAATGACGAAAAGGCGCAGATCCGACAAAAGTTTGCCGCCGGAGAAATCGACCGGGCCGAATTGCTGAAAGCCGAGATGGCGGCCTATCATGGCCCCGGCACATGTACGTTTTACGGGACCGCCAATTCCAATCAGATGTTGATGGAATTCATGGGGCTGCACCTGCCCGGCTCCAGCTTTGTCAATCCCGGCACCGCCCTGCGCGAGGCGCTGACGGTAGCGGGGTCACAACGGGCGCTGGCGCTCTCGGCGCTTGGCAATGACTATACGCCGATCTGCCAGGTGCTGGATGAAAAGACCTATGCCAATGGCATCGTCGGGCTGATGGCCACGGGCGGCTCCACCAATCTATTGATCCACCTCATCGCCATGGCGCGCGCCGGCGGGATCATTCTGGACTGGCAGGATTTTGCGGACCTGTCGGAGGTGGTGCCGCTGCTGGCGCGGGTATATCCCAACGGCTTGGCTGACGTGAACCACTTCCACGCCGCTGGCGGTTTGGGCTTTATGATCGGTGAGCTGCTGGAGGCGGGCTTCCTGCATGGGGATACCAAAACTGTGGCGGGCGAGGGGCTTGCGAGCTACACCCAAGAGCCGTTGCTCTTGGAGGAGGGGCTGACCTTCCGTCCTGGCCCCAAGGAGACCTTGAACGCTGCGATTGTGCGCCCGGCTGCGGAGCCGTTTCAGGCGACGGGCGGGTTGAAACGTCTGACGGGCTCACTGGGGACTGCGGTGATCAAGGTCTCGGCGGTGGATGAAAAACATCATGTGATCGAGGCGCCGGCGCGGGTGTTCCACGACCAAGAGGACGCCAAGGCGGCCTTTAAGGCGGGGGAATTCAACGGCGACGTTATTGTCGTGGTGCGTTTTCAGGGCCCCAAAGCCAATGGCATGCCCGAGCTGCACAGCCTGACCCCGATGTTGGCGATCCTGCAGGGGCGGGGTCACAAGGTGGCGCTGGTCACCGATGGGCGCATGTCTGGGGCTTCGGGCAAGGTGCCGGCGGCGATTCACGTGGTTCCCGAGGCCCTGGATGGTGGACCAATTGCCAAGGTTCGCGATGGCGATATGATCCGGCTGGATGCCACCAGTTGCGCGCTGGAGATCCTCACAGAGGGGGTGCTGGACCGCGCCAGCGCCAGCGCCGATCTCAGCGCCTATCAGCACGGCACGGGGCGCGAAATGTTTGGCATGTTCCGCCGCACTGTGACCTCAGCCGATACCGGCGCCACGGTGTTTGATCTGCCCACCGAGGCGACGCCGACCTCACAGAACTGA